GAGCCGCAGGGAGGACGAgagacgaggaggaggaggaggaggaggtcgGGGCGAGAGACGTTGCAGATACGCGGTACTCGCCATCCTCGCGTACCCCCGCGACCCCttacacgtatacgtgtacgCATACCGATATACCTACGTCTATACACACCACCGCTGCGGAATACGGCACACGGCTATATCCCCGCGACGTAATCAGCGAGAGGCTCTCACCCCCGGCGCGGACGCGGATTCCCTTCTCTGCCCCTCGGCGAACCCTGCCTTCAGCTTTGCCCTGTGTACATCGGCTACGTGTACGACGGCTATGTGTTTGCCtgcgtgtgtatgtgtgtgtgtgtgtgtgtgtgtgtgtgtgtgtgtgtgtgtgtgtgtgtgtgtgtgtgtgtgtgtgtgtgtgtgtgtgtgtgtgtgtgtgtgtgtgcatagCCGTTAAGTGTGTACATAAGATACTAGTTGCAATCTATACGCATATGCTTATATCAAGGCatgcatatacatacctacgtgTATATGCTTATACGTGTAAGGTAAGCGAATATCGCAGGAATGCTGATTTCGTCAAGTTTTCTAAACACCTGAATGCATCCGTACAATGATATACCTGTACGTACGCGACTTATTCAACCTGCTCTCTCGTAGATATACAACGGTGCGTACGGTGCGTTGTGCACATTATATATACAGGTGACATCTTATAGACTAGATGAGTACTTTCAAAGATTGAGATTGTTCTGCTGATGTAGACTTCACCGTGGATCATGCACTCCTTCATATCTAAGTATGGCTGTACTTCACGGACGCGGGTGGTGTCGTTAACAGGACGCACGTTCCAGTTATCAATCATGTTGCATGACCTAACCTAACGAACGcgtataattcaaaaaatgtcGCGTCAATCGAGCCGCGATCGTGAATCAGCAAATAGTTTCAAAGTTGATACGTATCGATAAATAATTGACACGCATAATCGTAATAGTATAGTTTCGTTCATATTCTTAAACCTACAGTCTCGAAGGTATCTTGTCCGCACGGATGGTGGACTTACACTCGCTGCACCATGCGCGAGGCGCGTTCGGTGGTCCGGGCTCTCACCAGTGGCTCAAGAGTgacaataatttaattatactcTTCGAATTTAACGTTGTGAGGTGACGAAACCAAACTGTTCGTATtagcaaaaaatttgttcggCAGCCAGAGTGACATAATTAAGACAGATAGTCCGTGGGTATTcgatttcaatattcaatcGATCCCCCCCTCTACGTACCGGATGCTCATTCGATAATTATACAACTACGCGCTTgagattaagaaaaaaaatagtaacgaTAAAGTAAGTTGAGAACCACCGGGTGCAGCTGCCGCACCGCGGCGGTATCTCGTCCACGTCGTCCACGCCGCTGGTCACCCACACCCCGAGAGAAGTTGGCGCGAGGAGAAAGCGGGGGTGGCGAAGGTCCGGGCGGTTTGGTATGAAGAACTGAGGGAGCTGGGTTTGGCAGCGGCGCGGAAAAGGGGCCCCGGCGGGGGGGTAAGGGAGGAGGTGTTTCAACCACCCACTAATTCTCATCGTCAGCCTTAGGTAGGTTTATAGTGGTGTGACGAAGCGGTACCTACGTATACATGTAGGCAGGTACACCCTTCTTAGCCAAGAAACGTATACCTTCCTCAAATCGTAAGCTTGGCCGTACTTTCTAAAATAAGGGATGCTTGTTTCATACCTGCAGCTTTGCAGTACGGTACCCTATACGCAGCGTTGTATACACTATGTACGGAGAGCTGTTgcaatatgtacatatttgaGAGTCGCGAGGTGCGTGTTAGATAGTGGTTTATTGCAACAAATGCGCAAAAAATGTTtatgttttactttttcagAGGTACAATAAACAAAAGACCGCATAAGTAACGATCGCTAGCATCGATTTTTAAGATCCGTATGCAAGATTTGGCAGGAACGAGGGAGGCCGAAGCAACACCTTTGAACGAACACCTTATAAGTCACGcgtttttcttgatttttctACGGTTGGCATTAGAAGAAGATTTTTACAAGTTCGCGTTACAGGGACGTACCGTTTATAGAACGTTTTATAAAAATCGTGGATAAATACGTGTTCCTTGGATCGCATGATAGGTGTAAACAAGTAAATCGTATTATATTGCGAAAATTCTCACCCGAAATCATAGCCGTTGCGGAAAAAGGTCTCCATTGCACATCGAgttttccaaattcaaatCCCAATTTTTCCTTACTTATTCCTggcaaaaattataaaagcgACACATCGGTTCcttgatttaatttcatctTCGGTGTCGGTATCAATTTCAGTACAATTCAATTGGTTGCAACACGAAGAATTTCCTCAATACAGATATAGATAGCCATCTAAACGGAGTCTTTCGAAGCTTCGCGCAGCCAACTGACCGCGAGCATCGCGAGGCTGATTTCGaggtagaaaaatttcttaccgTTACAGACTCAATTGACATTGTAATCCTGTGAGAGCAACGGTAAATTTGGGACGGCATCCTTACATCCCTGCCCACCGCGACCCTTGGCTTACTAGAAAAGAATACCCATGTTACAGACGCCATGTCTTCCATCGTCGATTGAATGCCTTTAAGTTACATATCGATAAAGCGAGTCAGCCTGAGGCTAGAAAATACTGTTGATAGTAGGTAACTCGGATCGTTCTATCAGCTTCTCTAAAAACTTGGAATAGACGATAAAGCGTCGACGTCGGTATGCCAGACTATTATGACGATAATGTAGAGCACACACCGGCGTACTGTGAAGGTAGTTACAAGCAGGCGGATAATTGACGTGTTACGGGCGACGTCACGTTCGAACGGTTTGAACACCGCCACAGTCTGGTTCGATTTGTATTTCAAATTGTAGAACTATACCTATGCCTACAGATACAATGGATGAATTTCATCTGCTACTGCAACCTTCCGATCGTATTGCGTACCCTTATTACGTAACCCATCGCCAACTCTATCAGATTGCTGTAATAAAATCACTTACATTTGGCAGAAAATTTATGCAGAGTTTATCATTCTTCGCCGTTCTCATGTCAAAGTAATCCTTCGTTGACGAAAGATATATCTTGAGTCAATTAATCCCACACAACATCGGCGACCACGCACTTTTCACAGTTGCAAACATATAATCTTGCCACTGCCACTGACACTGCccactcgaaaaatttcacccatCAATTAATTGCAAACGCGTCACTTTTATAAGGGCCGATTCGAAATTGTTTCGAAGGAGACGAtgcgaaaaattgatcattatCCTTCTTCCCGAGATTTCACTTAATCATGTGATAAAAGCTACATTCCCCACTTGCAAATTAATTGCGAACTATGTGACATTAACGATATCCGATCCTTTTTTATTAGCTATATAGTTCGTGCCTCCGCGATATTCACAATCAATCTCCGACTCACAATAATAAGTGCGACTGGCTGGAgcttagaaatttcaaactgtATAGCTTGTATATAAGAAGCAAATCGTCAAATTTCGTACCTCCCTGTTTAATCAGCCTATATAGCTGTATTGTACGGCAAACCGAACGTAAGAATTACATCCGACGCGACGTGCAACCGATAGTTGTGATACGTGAGACTCAAGCAGGAGATCTCGTATTCTTTTCCTGCTAATTCAGTTGGGAAACAAATGAGCAATCTCACCACACTTCACACATATccggaaattcaaattactctAATTTGTATCGAGTTTCGATTCCAAATAACTGTTCGCCAACATTGTAAATTAACGAGCACGataaattgttaattatcgtaATGAATGTTTTAACGTTAACACTGGAACTACCAGACCAGTCAAAATGACTggttttacaatttcattttaaaattccTACTTCATGTTACATTTTATCTCGATAGTTCTAGTGTTTTAATATAGGGTTCGGAATTCATTTTGCACTGTGTGATCGTTTATGTATGGAATAATCAGTGAAAATGCagatatcaaaaattcaaacttgttGAAAGATGATGTCGACATGTTTCGAGACATTCGATGGACaactgttaaaattttcagCCGGATCGCCTGTGTTCTCCGACATGGGTTCTTCGCAGACAAAAGGGAAACagctttgaattttctacCATGCTGACCAGTCTTCTGTTAGGTCAAGGCTACAACGCCTATGTTGTAAGTGGCTATGCGAGCAGGGAACAGGTTAGTTACAATTGCACCCGTAAGGTATGCCCATACCTACAGAAACCAGAAGAGCCAAAGCATGAAGTCGCATCTGAGGAAACTCAAAGATATCGCTTGAAACCACCTCCCGACATCAGGAGTAAGTTTTTATTGGAAATGGAGGCAAGAGAACGTAAGAAGCTGGAAGATGACTTGAAACGTCAAGAAGAAGAACGTGATAAGATGATTCAAGTACGATACAGCATACGAGCACATCAGTCATTCTtgacaaattaattatatatgtaaAGCATGTTATAACGTATAATTGTTATTTCACAGGAACTTGAGTGTCCACCGCCGGACAAATATTGGGGATACAGAATACACTCGTGGGTGGTCATTTTACCCGTAGAAAATAGTGGACGCAAGGATGAAATACTGGAACCCATTTTCATCGAGTCTACGTTGGgggaatattattattgtgccGACAATAAAACCAGTAATCTGTACCTGGGCGTGGAAAGCATTTGGAACGATCAGAATTATTGGGTAAACATGCAAATCTGCACTGATGGATGTGCGTCTATCGACTGGGATCTGACCAAACCCAAGTTGTGGGAGCATCTACTTCCCGGAGAGCCTTGGACGACACGAGGAGTAGAAGAAGAGGACGCCGAACGGGATCTCAATATTCAGATGGACAAACACTTGGACATGCCTGCCTCttgggtggaaaaaatttcattatctaGCGTCGGTATGTTCATCCTGACCACTATAATTTGCATGTGCTAAAAACACCTGGTATGATTGGATGaactgctttttttttatattaatgtTGCTGTAGCCTTTGAGAGACGCTATCCAGGTGGaagtaaaacaatattttacaaGAAAGCCAAAGTAGAACTGTACGCTCCTTATGTTCAGAGGGACGGCTTGATTCAAAAGATTACATTGTTCGAGGATTACGAATATATGATCCCTACGACTATCTATGAAACGTTTGCTAATCGAACTGATTACCGAGTGAAAACGGTGAAGAATTTAGACACCGAATCGGTAATTGATTATTACAAGAGAGGACGTCCAGATGCGTGCAAAGGTGAATATATAGTGTTGATATATCgtcaagaaaatatatatatattaataggTATAGGAAGTAAATATTTGTACAGAGCATCGATATTTCCTGAGCGATGCTGTGGAGGATTCGGAAACTTCGTTGGACTTTTACGATATCGTTCGTTTGGATGGACTAACTCGCATTGAAATACACCCGTCATATCTTGTCCAACATTTTGTTAATCGCAAAGATCGCCTCTATTATCGGTAATTTTTGCTCAACATCTAAGAATTTTAGATCGTACAATCGCTGTTTTGTCCTTCTTCTAGTTAGAAAACTGAAATTCCAGATACGTTCAGTACACCTCGGAGAAGACTACTTCGTTAATTGAAGAATATTCACGGATTGTTTGGGTAGAGAACATTATTAAAGAAGGGAGGGGGATACAGTGCAACTTGCGCAGTATAACTGAATACACAACAATAtgattttacagaaaataaCTGAGAAATATCAGAGAAACGAATCTATACCCGCTAGCAAAGACGTTTGCATTCGCGAATTTGCAGTAGGCGATAACGAAATAAGGCTGAAATATCATTACGAAAGTGGCAAGGGTACCAGAGCTACTCGGACGTTTGTAAAGCCACTTCCATCGGACAGAGGGGAACGGCTCACTTTCAATCCTGATATGACAAGTGGATATAACGTTCAGTACTTGAAGTCTTTTACTCTTATTGACAAAAAGTGTTGTACTTACTCTTCGTTTTAATCTACTAATATTTGCCAATGTTCTGGTTGCAGCCGGACCCAATGGCACCTCCAGAAAAATCGTTGATGCTCTATTACGAACTGGAGAAGCAACTGAAGGAAGAAGAGGTATGTAGGACATTGATCGCAATTGCTGAGGATGAAGTGAAAGCATTTTTAAAGGGACGTTCGTTCGAGTATTCCCTGCCCAGCTTGTCAGTATCATTGTTTGACAGAAATAGAAATGACGAGGCCAAGGCTGGAATGTTTGCCAGGGTAAGAAAAAACGTAAATTTCGTTATATcaggaagaaaaagataagTCCATAAGTTAAAAAAGTCCTCATCTGCTCAAGACCTAATTTATTTCAAGTCGTGTTAAACGTAAAGGGCGAAGcactatttctttttttttacatttcaatcCTGAAGGGTGCTCTGAGCAAGCAGTCGAATGCAAGTGTTTCATTCAATAACGTTAAGATGTGTGACAGAACAATCAACAAACACAGAAGAAGTAACAATCTGAGGTTTTAGTTAACTTACAATAAGTAGATGCAAATTAGTGAAACTTACAAATTAacttaattttcttttgtacATTTCTCTACAGGAAGAAATACTCAGAGCCCAAAGTAAGCGCGAAGTTGTTAGAGAAATGGACTACTTGGGCCCATATCTGGCTAGCCTTGGTAATCCTGTATATCTGAGCAGGACTGAAGCACTTCAAGTGCAAGAGCAATGCTTGACGGACTTTAAACAAAAACTGATTGATCGGGCCAATTGCATATTGGAAACATTCGAGAAAAGTAAAGAGGAATTAATGCAAAAGCAGGCTCGTCATGCCCAGGTATGCAATAAAATGATATTGAGAAAagtgatgtgaaaaaataattttgagtGGTAGAGACACATACGTAATTGAAGCGGTTAATGACATGTGCCATGATCATATACTCTTTACTGAGCCTTATACATAGTATGAAATGATTCCTTTCCATGTCAAACAGGAACGAGAGTTATCCCGAGAGGATGAAGAATCGTTTCAGAGTGAAATGAACGATGCTATTTTCAATCTGCACACGGTCGAAATGCAATTGAACCGATACCGAGAATTAGCTACGGATCGATATCGAACGCTACTAGTCAATCTACAAAGGGATCCTCGTTTATCTGCCATCTATCGCTCTTTCTAAATAAAACGTAATTTGCTTGCCATACGATGGCTCTCCTTTGGCTGGCTGTAAACAAATTTACATCAAACGTCGCTGGTGTCCAGTGCAGGTATAGTACACATCTCATTCCAGCCTGATGTAAGACTCTCGGAAGCAATTCCCTTTGAAATTGAAGTTTTTCGTCACTCCTGATTTTTCTGCAAGCATACTATTTTCCTAATTTACAATATCCAGTGACTGTGCGTATATACCGCAGTTATGTATGCTTGTTGCTGCTTGTCATGATAATATCAAAGGAAAATGTCTACTTACAAACATAATGTCAGTTGCCAAACTTAGTCTATCAATAAATTCTCACACGTGACGAGGTGAACTGTTGCTGCATTTCATACTTAAGGCATCACCAGCATCTAACACAGCTTCATTGAAAAGACCAGGAACCCATTTGGCCGATGCAACGccctaaaaatattcagtgcTGAACTTTTCACATGTGCGATAAGTTTTGGAAAATACATCTTGATAACTGCTGCAGTTACAACCATTGGAGCTACTTTGTATTGATATATTACCTTGGTCATCGAATGTTGCCAGGGTGAATTTGCTGAGTTTGTTGGTAAAACAATTGGCATTCGTTGTGATAGTAATGTCAGAGGATCGACTAACACCTGCCATATCGCAGCGAGTGTTGCATTTTCTGCCTTCTTCTACAAACCCAGATATCAGGGTATCCATCATAACTGCCTGCAAACAATAAGTCAGCAAGAGCGGATCATTCAAAATATCGTTTGCGTGTAATGAGAAATTGAAGTGTACAAGGAATAGAAATAGGTGGCAATGGCCTAAACGAGATAGTTTCGTACCTGTCTTGAGAATACTTGTAGAATTTTAAATACATGTGCACCATTCTCTCGCACaggaaattggagaaaaagaCAAGGCAGACAGTCGGGATTCCTCTCGTCGGAAGGTTTTGCCATCTCCCAACTAAGTTCAGAGTACTTCAGTCCCAGCAATAGACTCTGAAACGTTGAGTAATGATCGTAATTAGATTATTGTTGTGCTCTATCTTGTTTATGCTCAATTGGTGACCAAGTGTCGtattgtttctttatttttctacatgTTATTTAATCATATTAGGATCGAAACTTTATCACGTATGTACAGTAAATTGTATCTTCTATTTACATACGCACTGTGCGTCGTCCACTATGTAGACACCGAGGGCATTAATAGCAACAAGAACTTTTAAATCCCGATGCGTGATCCACGATGCCAGGCCTCTAACCGGTCGCTCTATTTGTCCGTGGAAGAAGGTCGCGCCATAGCAGGGAAGTCCCCAACAGAATTCCAAGTATTTCCTTATCAGCTTTCGCGGATGGGCGTTGGTTCCTGTGTGCGGTGGTATACGTTTATACTGATCGAGTAGACGTACTTCCGGAGCCCCTTTCCCCCCTACCAGACCCAAGCCAAGACCCAATCCTAATAAAAGAGTTGGAGACGTGAAGTGATGTGGTAAAAATCTGCCTTTATGGCGGCGAAAGTATGCCAGAGTGTGAATCTGTGAGTTGTAAGGTCCGAGTTCTATGCGTGCTTGAAGCGCCCCAAGACTCGCGTATCTTGCCTGGCCCTCGCACGGATATCTACCTGCAGTAGACGtatttttatagaattttgATCTCCATTTAGTTTCATGCATATATCGTATATATCAAACTTTATTCACTCTCGGATTGAAGGGGTTTACCTTCCAAGACATTATGTCTGGCTTCAGCGTAAAGCAGTTCCAAAGTCTTTGCCTCCTTGACTTGCTCCTCGTCGCTTCGagcgagaaaaatatttctacgaTAGTACAGAACTGGCTGCTCTTCATCTCTAATTTCATCGCTTCCATACTTGGCTAGCAAGCGAGGCCATCTAGCTCCCAGCTCCAGGGGCTTATGCGTTGGCCCGAGTTGTACTTCCAATTGTTGGGAGCAAAGCCAAAGTGCAAAGACCGGCTGTCCCAGAGGTGAGGATATTCTTCCCAGTCCCAATTCCTTCTCAGATTGAATTATAGCAATGATATCTTGGGTGGTAGCTGTATGTTCCACTTCCATAGTAAGAATCACTCCTGACATTAAGTAAACAGCAATGCGGAGCATAGGCTTATTTGCAATTAATTGCTGCGATCGAAGAGTACGGGTCACTGTGAGGACATAGGTGAAAATAAGATACATAACACTGCATTAATTgctgaaaacaaatttacagACAATGTCTAATATGACAGTATACTAACAAGGTGAAGCATGGGGATCCGACTGATAATCATTGTGGAATTGGTGATGAGGTGGCCCTCGTCCGGTTTGGCAATCTTTCTCCTGTAGATCCATTGTTTCCTGTGGTCTGATACTGCCCGATTGATCTATACTCAATGTTTATCATTTAAACAATGTTTGGTGGATGATAAACTGG
This region of Neodiprion fabricii isolate iyNeoFabr1 chromosome 7, iyNeoFabr1.1, whole genome shotgun sequence genomic DNA includes:
- the LOC124186916 gene encoding putative FERM domain-containing protein FRMD8P1; translated protein: MDLQEKDCQTGRGPPHHQFHNDYQSDPHASPLTRTLRSQQLIANKPMLRIAVYLMSGVILTMEVEHTATTQDIIAIIQSEKELGLGRISSPLGQPVFALWLCSQQLEVQLGPTHKPLELGARWPRLLAKYGSDEIRDEEQPVLYYRRNIFLARSDEEQVKEAKTLELLYAEARHNVLEGRYPCEGQARYASLGALQARIELGPYNSQIHTLAYFRRHKGRFLPHHFTSPTLLLGLGLGLGLVGGKGAPEVRLLDQYKRIPPHTGTNAHPRKLIRKYLEFCWGLPCYGATFFHGQIERPVRGLASWITHRDLKVLVAINALGVYIVDDAQCSLLLGLKYSELSWEMAKPSDERNPDCLPCLFLQFPVRENGAHVFKILQVFSRQAVMMDTLISGFVEEGRKCNTRCDMAGVSRSSDITITTNANCFTNKLSKFTLATFDDQGRCIGQMGSWSFQ
- the LOC124186912 gene encoding dynein regulatory complex subunit 7-like isoform X1, which gives rise to MLKSPDRLCSPTWVLRRQKGNSFEFSTMLTSLLLGQGYNAYVVSGYASREQVSYNCTRKVCPYLQKPEEPKHEVASEETQRYRLKPPPDIRSKFLLEMEARERKKLEDDLKRQEEERDKMIQELECPPPDKYWGYRIHSWVVILPVENSGRKDEILEPIFIESTLGEYYYCADNKTSNLYLGVESIWNDQNYWVNMQICTDGCASIDWDLTKPKLWEHLLPGEPWTTRGVEEEDAERDLNIQMDKHLDMPASWVEKISLSSVAFERRYPGGSKTIFYKKAKVELYAPYVQRDGLIQKITLFEDYEYMIPTTIYETFANRTDYRVKTVKNLDTESVIDYYKRGRPDACKVNICTEHRYFLSDAVEDSETSLDFYDIVRLDGLTRIEIHPSYLVQHFVNRKDRLYYRYVQYTSEKTTSLIEEYSRIVWKITEKYQRNESIPASKDVCIREFAVGDNEIRLKYHYESGKGTRATRTFVKPLPSDRGERLTFNPDMTSGYNPDPMAPPEKSLMLYYELEKQLKEEEVCRTLIAIAEDEVKAFLKGRSFEYSLPSLSVSLFDRNRNDEAKAGMFAREEILRAQSKREVVREMDYLGPYLASLGNPVYLSRTEALQVQEQCLTDFKQKLIDRANCILETFEKSKEELMQKQARHAQERELSREDEESFQSEMNDAIFNLHTVEMQLNRYRELATDRYRTLLVNLQRDPRLSAIYRSF
- the LOC124186912 gene encoding dynein regulatory complex subunit 7-like isoform X2, encoding MLTSLLLGQGYNAYVVSGYASREQVSYNCTRKVCPYLQKPEEPKHEVASEETQRYRLKPPPDIRSKFLLEMEARERKKLEDDLKRQEEERDKMIQELECPPPDKYWGYRIHSWVVILPVENSGRKDEILEPIFIESTLGEYYYCADNKTSNLYLGVESIWNDQNYWVNMQICTDGCASIDWDLTKPKLWEHLLPGEPWTTRGVEEEDAERDLNIQMDKHLDMPASWVEKISLSSVAFERRYPGGSKTIFYKKAKVELYAPYVQRDGLIQKITLFEDYEYMIPTTIYETFANRTDYRVKTVKNLDTESVIDYYKRGRPDACKVNICTEHRYFLSDAVEDSETSLDFYDIVRLDGLTRIEIHPSYLVQHFVNRKDRLYYRYVQYTSEKTTSLIEEYSRIVWKITEKYQRNESIPASKDVCIREFAVGDNEIRLKYHYESGKGTRATRTFVKPLPSDRGERLTFNPDMTSGYNPDPMAPPEKSLMLYYELEKQLKEEEVCRTLIAIAEDEVKAFLKGRSFEYSLPSLSVSLFDRNRNDEAKAGMFAREEILRAQSKREVVREMDYLGPYLASLGNPVYLSRTEALQVQEQCLTDFKQKLIDRANCILETFEKSKEELMQKQARHAQERELSREDEESFQSEMNDAIFNLHTVEMQLNRYRELATDRYRTLLVNLQRDPRLSAIYRSF